One window of the Xiphias gladius isolate SHS-SW01 ecotype Sanya breed wild chromosome 11, ASM1685928v1, whole genome shotgun sequence genome contains the following:
- the aifm2 gene encoding apoptosis-inducing factor 2, producing MGSQESVPQAEGVHVVVVGGGFGGIAAAQQLRSEGLNFTLIDLRDAFHHNVAALRASVQPGFAQRTFIPYAETFGDSFVQGRVERVDTDRQMVVLQGGREIQYSHLILCTGTDGPFPGKFNTMASYQTAVQTYEDFVQQVQAADSVVVVGGGSTGVEMAAEIKTEYPDKKVVLIHSRIGLADPELLPSVRQQAKEVLLEKGVELLLGQKVSNLSELRLNVTQKNMVVTTDKGETLTTDLLVCCTGLKVNSAAYASSFSGCLADNGALKVNQHLRVEGFNNVFAVGDCADVKEPKMAYHAGLHAAVAVSNIASSLSGRELTSYQTGNITMLLAMGRDDGVGQFNGFKLPRCLVTLGKSRDLLLWKSWREMKQKQP from the exons atgGGGTCTCAGGAGTCAGTACCTCAGGCGGAGGGCGTCcacgtggtggtggtgggtggtgggTTCGGAGGCATTGCGGCCGCTCAGCAGCTGAGATCTGAAGGACTCAACTTCACTCTGATCGACCTGAGAGACGCGTTTCATCACAACGTGGCGGCGCTCAGAGCGTCGGTGCAGCCGG GCTTCGCTCAGAGGACCTTCATCCCGTATGCGGAGACGTTTGGGGACAGTTTTGTCCAGGGTCGAGTGGAGCGAGTGGACACCGACAGACAGATGGTCGTCCTGCAGGGAGGGCGG GAAATCCAGTACTCCCACCTCATCCTGTGTACTGGGACTGATGGGCCGTTCCCAGGGAAGTTCAACACCATGGCGTCGTATCAGACCGCCGTCCAGACGTATGAGGACTTCGTCCAGCAG gtcCAGGCCGCCGActcggtggtggtggtgggaggaggGTCAACCGGCGTGGAAATGGCTGCTGAGATCAAGACAGAGTATCCAGACAAGAAG GTGGTTCTGATCCACTCCAGAATCGGGCTGGCCGACCCGGAGCTGCTGCCCAGCGTCCGGCAGCAGGCCAAAGAGGTTCTGCTGGAGAAAGgagtggagctgctgctgg GCCAGAAAGTGTCCAACCTGTCTGAGCTGCGGCTGAATGTCACCCAGAAGAACATGGTGGTCACCACAGACAAAGGAGAGACACTGACCACAGATCTGCTCGTCTGCTGCACCGGACTCAAGGTCAACTCTGCAGCCTACGCCTCCAGCTTCt CCGGCTGCCTGGCCGACAACGGAGCTCTGAAGGTCAACCAGCACCTGCGGGTCGAAGGTTTCAACAACGTCTTCGCCGTGGGCGACTGCGCCGACGTTAAGGAGCCCAAGATGGCGTACCACGCCGGACTGCACGCCGCCGTCGCCGTGAGCAACATCGCCAGCAGTCTGAGTGGGAGGGAGCTGACATCGTACCAAACAG GTAACATCACCATGCTGCTGGCGATGGGCCGAGACGACGGCGTCGGTCAGTTCAACGGGTTTAAGTTGCCTCGTTGCCTCGTTACTCTGGGGAAGAGTCGAGATCTGCTGCTGTGGAAGAGCTGGAGGGAGATGAAGCAGAAACAACCctga
- the LOC120796879 gene encoding elongation of very long chain fatty acids protein 6-like produces the protein MLPMNDTELRLPLAEYSFERRFDERGAIRWMQANWSSSFAFSALYAALVFGGQHYMKPRPKMNLRRPLVLWSLGLALFSIVGAVRTGSYMLHILSSGGFRRSICDQSFYSGPVSRFWAYAFVLSKAPELGDTAFIVLRKQRLLFLHWYHHITVLLYSWYSYKDMVAGGGWFMTMNYGVHALMYSYYAARAAGLRVPRPFAVLITSAQIAQMAMGLTVSGLVYRWMQQGDCPSRVDNVTWAALMYLSYLLLFSNFFYQTYLRRRGAGDKAAKAE, from the exons ATGTTGCCGATGAATGACACGGAGCTCCGGCTCCCGCTGGCCGAGTACAGCTTCGAGCGGCGGTTTGACGAGAGAGGGGCGATACGGTGGATGCAGGCAAACTG GAGTTCGTCCTTCGCGTTCAGCGCGCTGTACGCCGCCCTGGTGTTCGGAGGTCAGCACTACATGAAGCCTCGGCCCAAGATGAACCTGCGGCGGCCGCTCGTCCTCTGGTCGCTGGGCCTCGCTCTCTTCAG CATCGTCGGCGCAGTCCGTACCGGCTCCTACATGCTCCACATCCTGAGCAGCGGTGGCTTCAGACGTTCCATCTGTGATCAGAGCTTCTACAGCGGACCCGTCAGCAGGTTCTGGGCCTACGCCTTCGTCCTCAGCAAAGCTCCAGAGCTCG GCGACACCGCGTTCATCGTGCTCCGGAAACAGAGGCTGCTCTTCCTGCACTGGTACCACCACATCACCGTGCTGCTCTACTCCTGGTACTCCTACAAAGACATGGTGGCCGGCGGCGGCTGGTTCATGACCATGAACTACGGCGTGCACGCGCTCATGTACAGCTACTACGCGGCGCGCGCCGCCGGCCTGCGCGTGCCGCGGCCCTTCGCCGTGCTCATCACCAGCGCGCAGATCGCTCAGATGGCCATGGGGCTGACGGTGAGCGGGCTGGTGTACCGCTGGATGCAGCAGGGGGACTGCCCGTCCCGCGTCGACAACGTCACCTGGGCCGCGCTCATGTACCTCAGCTACCTGCTGCTCTTCTCCAACTTCTTCTACCAGACCTACCTGCGCCGCCGCGGCGCCGGGGACAAGGCCGCCAAGGCCGAGTAG